In Portunus trituberculatus isolate SZX2019 chromosome 24, ASM1759143v1, whole genome shotgun sequence, a single genomic region encodes these proteins:
- the LOC123508067 gene encoding transmembrane protein 243-like: MSSRPGEGEYEPLADRPLFGNGEARPRDRMVNIVIVCVTVLLVFITTISAFVSGSAILDLFFVVCIILFCISHLTLIVWYRHGDLDPKFKKLIYFNTLCIILTCICGNIFFHT; encoded by the exons ATGTCCTCAAGACCCGGAGAGGGAGAGTATGAGCCCCTTGCAGACCGTCCACTGTTTGGCAATGGAGAGGCTCGTCCTAGG GATCGGATGGTGAACattgtgatagtgtgtgtgaCAGTCCTCCTAGtgttcatcaccaccataagtGCATTTGTATCTGGCTCAGCCATCCTTGATCTGTTCTTCGTTGTGTGCATCATTCTCTTCTGCATCTCACATCTCACTTTG ATTGTTTGGTATAGACATGGAGACCTGGATCCTAAATTTAAGAAACTTATCTATTTCAATACGTTGTGCATTATTCTTACGTGCATTTGTGGAAACATCTTCTTTCACACTTGA
- the LOC123508066 gene encoding uncharacterized protein LOC123508066 yields MHTQTSYFRLTLYCFFIVAAYLLTTKQRPRPPITLPVPTPASTTAPCLPRDLPQHLATSATLASRPSRPASFPPLTTATPDLQCRGMFTTGNGDQDTVMVSDDYYWELSRKLSPLLMQDVTDASSNILGVHAFSGTRLQLMNGSLPYLPCTVRLHSPTSIHK; encoded by the exons ATGCATACTCAAACTTCCTATTTCCGTTTGACTttatattgtttctttattgtgGCAGCGTATCTCTTGACAACAAAACAACGACCCCGGCCTCCTATCACCTTGCCTGTACCCACTCCAGCATCAACAACCGCGCCATGCTTGCCTCGCGATCTACCACAGCACCTGGCCACCTCTGCTACCCTAGCCTCGCGCCCCTCCCGGCCCGCTTCCTTTCCACCACTCACTACTGCCACGCCAGACCTGCAGTGCCGTGGTATGTTCACTACTGGAAATGGAGACCAAGATACTGTCATGGTTTCCG ATGACTACTACTGGGAACTAAGTCGCAAGCTGTCCCCACTATTAATGCAAGATGTGACTGACGCATCATCCAATATCCTGGGCGTTCACGCCTTTAGTGGCACTAGACTGCAGCTCATGAACGGCTCCTTGCCTTACCTCCCCTGCACGGTGCGTTTGCATTCACCTACATCTATTCATAAATAG
- the LOC123508061 gene encoding uncharacterized protein LOC123508061 — MRLLLYQDHWRPDYFEILGCRSSNEGNLNNILVSSENSQDGARSTDTHSERNEASHNASKEYVLKHKKDYEIRITLLWVGENINDHDKVLAVSRLEEWAEAEMVPDVLVIGLGKWFMNNFEDELSPYTYLASFTHHLLPLLLRLSRRTRVLQWAQSRLRHYNFDFSVPEAKVTKPNWHIMLLNTPYTYGLPLADGCLKHILRPTGVWYWDSTLPFNLANLKECETLMKGNLSHTHLYTDQWWRCSDAHHASYETNMNEMTMLWNLLCNSYMAESSIYCCAREGVPRPSSSIQHSPL, encoded by the exons ATGAGGCTGCTCCTTTACCAAGACCACTGGCGTCCTGACTATTTTGAGATTCTGGGCTGTCGAAGTAGTAACGAAGGAAATCTAAACAATATACTCGTAAGCTCAGAAAACAGCCAAGACGGCGCAAGGAGCACGGACACTCACTCGGAACGGAACGAGGCCTCTCATAACGCTTCAAAAGAATATGTtctcaaacacaaaaaagactACGAGATACGAATTACGCTGTTGTGGGTTGGAGAAAACATAAATGACCACGATAAGGTTCTCGCTGTGTCACGTTTAGAAGAGTGGGCAGAGGCGGAGATGGTGCCTGATGTTCTCGTTATTG GATTGGGAAAGTGGTTTATGAATAATTTCGAGGATGAATTATCACCCTACACGTACCTGGCCTCCTTCACCCACCACCTGTTGCCGCTCCTACTCCGCCTGTCACGCCGTACCCGTGTTCTCCAGTGGGCACAAAGCAG ACTGCGTCACTATAATTTTGACTTCTCAGTACCGGAGGCCAAGGTGACAAAGCCCAACTGGCATATCATGTTGCTCAACACACCCTATACTTATGGTCTGCCACTGGCAGATGGTTGCCTCAAGCATATACTAAG ACCTACTGGTGTGTGGTATTGGGACTCCACACTCCCTTTCAACCTGGCTAATTTGAAGGAATGTGAGACCCTGATGAAGGGTAACTTGTCACACACCCACCTTTACAcag ACCAGTGGTGGAGATGTTCAGATGCTCATCATGCCTCTTATGAAACTAACATGAATGAGATGACTATGCTGTGGAATCTACTCTGCAACTCCTACATGGCTGAGAGTTCAATTTACTGCTGTGCCAGGGAAGGAGTGCCCAGACCATCATCATCTATACAGCATTCTCCTCTCTAA
- the LOC123508062 gene encoding F-box/SPRY domain-containing protein 1-like, with product MVNWCLLPDHVVEVIFSYLDVHDLRNCSLVCKNWYKFLNDQNNDVWRLHCVRKLAEEALKSDLLASVPTYKAKLRAFYHAWNPNDCSRNIYVKPNGFTLHRNPVAQSTDGARGKMGFRSGRHAWEVVWEGPLGTVAVIGIATKDAAVQCPGYVALLGSDEHSWGWNLVDNHLLHNGDSQGNYPLLNNAPKYQVGERIRVILDCDDNTLAFEKNYEFLGVAFRGLPDKQLYPSVSAVYGNTEVSMVYLGPPLDG from the exons ATGGTGAATTGGTGCCTGCTACCAGATCACGTGGTAGAGGTCATATTCTCCTACCTAGACGTGCACGATCTCCGGAACTGCTCCCTCGTGTGTAAAAACTGGTACAAGTTCCTCAACGACCAGAACAACGACGTGTGGCGGCTGCACTGCGTCAGGAAATTGGCCGAGGAGGCACTCAAGTCAGATCTCTTAGCCTCGGTTCCCACGTATAAAGCTAAGTTAAGGGCGTTTTACCACGCTTGGAATCCCAATGACTGCTCGAGGAACATTTACGTGAAGCCGAACGGGTTTACCTTACACAGGAACCCGGTGGCCCAGAGTACTGACGGGGCACGGGGCAAGATGGGCTTCAGATCAGGACGACACGCCTGGGAAGTGGTGTGGGAGGGACCTCTTGGCACTGTGGCAGTTATTGGTATAGCCACTAAAGACGCAGCAGTGCAGTGCCCGGGCTATGTGGCACTGCTGGGCTCTGATGAACACTCCTGGGGCTGGAACCTAGTTGACAATCACCTCTTGCATAATGGGGACTCTCAAGGCAATTACCCATTACTAAACAATGCACCCAAATATCAG GTTGGTGAGAGAATACGAGTAATACTGGACTGTGATGACAACACGTTAGCGTTTGAGAAAAACTACGAGTTTCTAGGAGTAGCGTTCAGAG GATTGCCAGACAAGCAGCTATATCCTTCAGTGTCTGCTGTGTACGGTAACACTGAAGTATCTATGGTATACCTCGGTCCTCCGCTGGATGGCTGA